From the Teredinibacter turnerae T7901 genome, one window contains:
- a CDS encoding phosphatase yields MKTVVDTHAHTIASTHAYSTVHDYVTAAKQRGLDMFTITDHAPAMPDSPHFWHFGNMKIFPRIESGIAILRGIEANILPDGEFTIGGISQLQTLDIPPGLVPFLDLAVASFHEPVFAPADEKTHTDAMIKAIRSGLCQIVGHPGNPNYPINQEEVIRAARDNNVLLEINNSSFTHSRSGSEKHCMRLLELVDTLDWKVVFASDAHIAYDLGDHSSCIEKARQVGFPEERVVSVSAKRFVDFLGSHGKPVAKELEDWTQSLPEAA; encoded by the coding sequence ATGAAAACTGTAGTCGATACCCACGCCCATACCATCGCCAGCACCCACGCGTACAGCACTGTGCACGACTATGTGACCGCGGCTAAGCAGCGTGGATTGGATATGTTTACCATTACCGATCACGCACCAGCGATGCCGGATTCACCGCATTTCTGGCATTTTGGGAATATGAAAATATTTCCTCGGATTGAGTCAGGCATTGCGATTTTACGGGGTATAGAAGCCAATATTCTGCCAGACGGCGAATTTACCATTGGCGGTATCAGCCAATTACAGACATTGGATATTCCGCCGGGGCTGGTTCCTTTTCTCGATCTCGCTGTTGCAAGTTTTCACGAACCCGTGTTTGCGCCAGCGGATGAGAAAACTCACACCGATGCGATGATTAAGGCAATCCGCTCCGGGTTGTGTCAAATTGTCGGGCACCCCGGCAACCCGAATTACCCGATAAACCAGGAAGAGGTGATTCGCGCAGCGCGGGACAATAATGTGCTGCTGGAAATAAATAACAGTTCGTTTACTCATTCCCGCAGCGGCAGTGAAAAACACTGCATGCGTTTGCTCGAGCTGGTTGATACGCTGGATTGGAAAGTCGTGTTTGCCAGTGATGCACACATCGCCTACGACCTTGGCGACCACTCATCCTGTATCGAAAAAGCCCGGCAGGTAGGGTTTCCAGAGGAAAGGGTGGTGTCCGTCTCCGCCAAACGATTTGTCGATTTTTTAGGGTCCCACGGTAAGCCTGTAGCAAAAGAACTCGAGGATTGGACACAAAGCTTGCCCGAGGCTGCCTGA